The genomic DNA ACGGCAGGCTTTTCAGATCGATTTTAAGCACCGCGAGGTCGGTTTCCGGGTCGCTGCCGACCACACGGGCCAGGGTTTCACGGCCATCACGCAGGGCTACCACAATCTGGTCGGCGCCAGTGGTCACGTGGTTGTTGGTGAGGATGTAACCTTCCGGGCTCATGATCACCCCGGAGCCGAGGCTCGATTCCATGCGGCGCTGCTTGGGCCCGTTGTCGCCGAAATAGCGGCGGAACTGCGGGTCTTCAAACAGCGGATGCGCCGGTTTGTTGATGACCTTGGTGGTGTACAGGTTGACCACGGCAGGGGCGGCGATGACCACGGCGTCTGCATAGGTGACCGGGCCCTGCACCACAGAACTGGTCTGCGGCGCCTGTTGCAGGTTTACATCCAGGCTGGGCAAGCCCACCCACTGGGGATAACGCTGGATAATCAGCATCGCGATCAGCACGCCAGCCAACAATGGCCATCCAAAAAAACGCAGTGCCTTGAGCATCAAGTAAGTCCTGACAGGTTGCAGGGGGCGGGAGAGCGCCCATAATGTCGCGCATTATACGAGGCTGAGAGCGCCTCGGAACGGGATATTTAGGAGTCTTTTATGGCCGTCCCCCTTAGCACCCTCGTCGAGGAAGCGGACCGCTACCTCGGCAGCGCAAAAATTGCCGATTACTGCCCTAACGGCCTGCAAGTGGAGGGGCGCCCGCAGGTGATGCGCATCGTCAGTGGCGTGACCGCCAGCCAGGCGCTGCTGGACGCCGCCGTGGAAGCTCAGGCCGACCTGGTGCTGGTGCACCACGGTTATTTCTGGAAGGGCGAAAACCCCTGCATCACCGGCATGAAGCAGCGCCGCTTGAAAACCCTGCTCAAGCACGACATCAGCCTGCTGGCTTACCACCTGCCGCTGGATGTGCATGCCGAGGTGGGCAACAACGTGCAGCTCGCCCGCCAGCTGGACATCACCGTCGAAGGCCCGCTGGACCCGAACAACCCGAAAATCGTCGGCCTGGTGGGCTCGCTGGCCGAGCCGCTGTCACCGCGAGACTTCGCACGTCGCGTGCAGGATGTGATGGGGCGCGAGCCGCTGCTGATCGAAGGCAGCGAAATGATCCGCCGCGTCGGCTGGTGCACCGGCGGTGGCCAGGGCTACATCGATGACGCGATTGCGGCGGGTGTCGACCTGTATTTGAGTGGCGAAGCCTCCGAGCAGACTTTTCACTGCGCGCGGGAAAACGACATCAGCTTCATCGCCGCCGGCCACCATGCCACCGAGCGCTACGGCGTGCAGGCGCTGGGCGATTACCTGGCGCGGCGGTTTGCGCTTGAGCATCTGTTCATCGATTGCCCCAACCCGATCTAAAGAACACCAAGGCTCAAGTGTGGGAGCTGGCTTGCCTGCGATGCAGACACCTCGGTCATTCAGGTAAATACAGGTGATGCCATCGCAGGCAAGCCAGCTCCCACACAAGCCAGCTCCCACAGGAAGCCCAAACAGGCAGGTATATTCATATACCGTTTCGATCTAGCCAGCTCCCTGAATAGAAGAAGGTGCTGTGCTAGCATGCCCCGCTCGAACACGGCCCGCTGGCCGTCCATAAGATCGTTTTTCCGTGAGTAGCCATGGTCGACAAACTGACGCATCTGAAACAGCTGGAGGCGGAAAGCATCCACATCATCCGCGAGGTCGCCGCCGAGTTCGACAACCCGGTGATGCTCTACTCGATCGGTAAAGATTCCGCCGTGATGCTGCATCTGGCGCGCAAGGCCTTCTTTCCGGGCAAGCTGCCGTTCCCGGTGATGCACGTCGACACCCGCTGGAAATTCCAGGAGATGTACAAGTTCCGCGACAAAATGGTCGAAGAGCTGGGCCTGGACCTGATCACCCATATCAACCCGGACGGCGTGGCGCAGAACATCAACCCGTTCACCCACGGCAGTGCCAAGCACACCGACATCATGAAGACCGAGGGCCTCAAGCAAGCCCTGGACAAGCATGGTTTCGACGCAGCGTTCGGCGGTGCCCGTCGCGATGAAGAGAAATCCCGCGCCAAAGAGCGTGTGTACTCGTTCCGCGACAGCAAGCATCGCTGGGACCCGAAAAACCAGCGCCCGGAGCTGTGGAACGTCTACAACGGCAACGTCAACAAGGGCGAGTCGATCCGCGTGTTCCCGCTGTCCAACTGGACCGAGCTGGACATCTGGCAGTACATCTACCTGGAAGGCATCCCGATCGTGCCGCTGTATTTTGCCGCCGAGCGTGAAGTGATCGAGAAGAACGGCACGTTGATCATGATCGACGACGACCGCATCCTCGAGCACCTGTCCGACGAAGACAAAGCCCGGATCGTCAAAAAGAAAGTCCGTTTCCGTACCCTTGGCTGCTACCCGTTGACGGGCGCGGTGGAGTCTGAAGCCGAGACGCTGACGGACATCATTCAGGAAATGCTCCTGACGCGAACTTCCGAGCGCCAGGGCCGTGTCATCGACCACGATGGTGCAGGCTCGATGGAAGATAAAAAACGTCAGGGTTATTTCTAAGGGGTTGTCATGTCGCACGTATCTGATTTGATCAGCGAGGACATCCTCGCCTACCTGGGCCAGCACGAGCGCAAGGAAATGTTGCGCTTCCTGACCTGCGGCAACGTCGACGACGGCAAGAGCACCCTGATCGGGCGCTTGCTGCACGACTCCAAGATGATCTACGAAGATCACCTGGAAGCCATCACCCGTGATTCGAAGAAATCCGGCACCACCGGTGACGACATCGACCTGGCCTTGCTGGTCGACGGCCTGCAGGCCGAGCGCGAGCAGGGCATCACCATCGATGTGGCCTACCGCTACTTCTCCACCGCCAAGCGCAAATTCATCATCGCCGACACCCCCGGCCATGAGCAGTACACCCGCAACATGGCCACCGGTGCCTCCACCTGTGACCTGGCGATCATCCTGATCGACGCCCGTTATGGCGTGCAGACCCAGACCCGTCGCCACAGCTTCATCGCCTCGTTGCTCGGCATCAAACACATCGTGGTGGCCGTCAACAAGATGGACATCAATGGCTTCGACCAGAACGTGTTCGAGCAAATCAAGGCCGATTACCTGAAGTTCGCCGAGGGTATTGCGTTCAAACCGAGCACTCTGGCTTTTGTGCCGATGTCGGCGCTCAAGGGCGACAACGTGGTGAACAAGAGCGAGCGTTCGCCCTGGTACACCGGTCAGTCGCTGATGGAGATTCTCGAAACCGTCGAGATCGCCAACGACCGCAACTACACCGACCTGCGTTTCCCGGTGCAGTACGTTAACCGCCCGAACCTGAACTTCCGTGGTTTCGCCGGCACCCTGGCCAGTGGCATCGTGCACAAGGGTGACGAAGTTG from Pseudomonas tolaasii NCPPB 2192 includes the following:
- a CDS encoding Nif3-like dinuclear metal center hexameric protein codes for the protein MAVPLSTLVEEADRYLGSAKIADYCPNGLQVEGRPQVMRIVSGVTASQALLDAAVEAQADLVLVHHGYFWKGENPCITGMKQRRLKTLLKHDISLLAYHLPLDVHAEVGNNVQLARQLDITVEGPLDPNNPKIVGLVGSLAEPLSPRDFARRVQDVMGREPLLIEGSEMIRRVGWCTGGGQGYIDDAIAAGVDLYLSGEASEQTFHCARENDISFIAAGHHATERYGVQALGDYLARRFALEHLFIDCPNPI
- the cysD gene encoding sulfate adenylyltransferase subunit CysD, with the translated sequence MVDKLTHLKQLEAESIHIIREVAAEFDNPVMLYSIGKDSAVMLHLARKAFFPGKLPFPVMHVDTRWKFQEMYKFRDKMVEELGLDLITHINPDGVAQNINPFTHGSAKHTDIMKTEGLKQALDKHGFDAAFGGARRDEEKSRAKERVYSFRDSKHRWDPKNQRPELWNVYNGNVNKGESIRVFPLSNWTELDIWQYIYLEGIPIVPLYFAAEREVIEKNGTLIMIDDDRILEHLSDEDKARIVKKKVRFRTLGCYPLTGAVESEAETLTDIIQEMLLTRTSERQGRVIDHDGAGSMEDKKRQGYF